Proteins from a genomic interval of Phalacrocorax aristotelis chromosome 3, bGulAri2.1, whole genome shotgun sequence:
- the RAB3GAP2 gene encoding rab3 GTPase-activating protein non-catalytic subunit isoform X1: protein MSCALVHFGHFQDLEAARDFLCPQRRQGGVAAGKESAGKSTSWEDGGWGGWDEAELQEPEEEESVSKNQRNYWLQDCVLSLSPTNDLMVIANEQKAVFLVPKWKHSDKGKEEMQYAVGWSGSLNVEEGECVSSVLCIPLASQKRSSTGRPDWTCIVVGFTSGYVRFYTESGVLLLAQLLNEDPVLQLKCRTYEIPRHPGVTEQNEELSILYPAAIVTIDGFSLFQSLRACRNQVARAAASGNENVQPPPLAYKKWGLQDVDTIVDHASIGIMTLSPFDQMKTASNIGGYNAAIKNSPPAMCQYVTVGSNPFTGFFFALEGSSQPLLSHVALAVASKLTSALFNAASGWLGWKSKHEEEPAQKQKPKVEPATPLAVRFGLPDSRRHGERICLSPCNTLAAVTDDFGRVILLDVTRGLAVRMWKGYRDAEVGWIQTVEDLNERETEKMDFSPFGNAQGPSRVAQFLVIYAPRRGILEVWSTQQGPRVGAFNVGKYCRLLYPGYKIMGLNNVTSQGWQPQTHQICLVDPVSGSIKTVHVPFHLALSDKKSERAKDMHLVKKLNALLKAKTSDLDLIEAEAKELILDIKYPATKKQALESILTSERVPLSSLTNTTQTLMDNLKKQELECVDEGLLQFCANKLKLLHLYELVSKLNSQSIQKDTPPSDNDLAKLLRLEEKDFHRLQTLLENYKKENTRTTVQFADEKDDVLSVKVFLDYLEYEKDVINVKNMEDREYVALGSFLFWKCLCGESSTEEMCQALESAGFSPQILLSLLLNLWLSKEKDILDKPGSVSCLHTLLSLLSKMKVAIDESWDTQSVSPWWQQMRTACVQSENNAAALLSAHVGHSVTAQIIDSVTEKKFSQIIVGSDTESWEALSLDTEYWKLLLKQLEDCLILQTLLHSKVTKRTKRVSSLQTEPLGRLSVKKLLEAGKGGIADTVAKWVFKQGFSPLVLNLAQHRNNTDSTEESDEMHTNIFLEEPEADAGLETILELLQLAYQQFPCSLEVDVLHAHCCWEYVVQWNKDPEEACFLIRSIDHLRCIINAHVQHGIALMMWNTFIVKRLSSATYLMDKVGKAPKDRLCRRDVGMGDTAMTAFLGCCSDLLQTLLEADVNSDEMQAPVLDTEDAWVSVEGPVSIVELALEQKRIHYPLVEHQFVLCTILYAIMRFSLKSVKPLSLFDSKGKNAFFKDLTSIQLLPSGDMDPNVLSIRQQFLVKVVSAAVQTLYTSQKAEETSEEELFPFEKGKNWPTLAADLAQYLQISEDVVKRHYVCELYSYGMDHLGEEAFLQVSDKEVLASQLLILAGQRLAFALLHTQTKEGMELLARLPPTLCTWLKAMDPQELQNVEVPIATTAKLVNKVIEHLPENHGQYSLALNLIEAVEAISS from the exons cagGCAAATCAACGAGCTGGGAAGATGGtggctggggaggctgggatGAAGCAGAATTACAAGAACCT GAAGAAGAGGAATCTGTTTCCAAGAACCAGAGAAATTACTGGCTTCAGGACTGTGTGTTGTCCTTGTCACCAACAAATGACCTGATGGTGATAGCTAATGAACAGAAAGCAGTCTTTTTAGTGC CTAAATGGAAGCACAGTGacaagggaaaagaggaaatgcagTATGCTGTTGGTTGGAGTGGCTCTCTGAATGTTGAAGAAGG TGAATGTGTGAGTAGTGTTTTGTGTATCCCATTGGCAAGTCAGAAGAG GAGTTCCACAGGCCGTCCTGACTGGACCTGCATTGTCGTTGGCTTCACCTCTGGCTATGTTCGTTTTTACACTGAG AGTGGAGTACTGCTGCTTGCACAGCTTTTGAATGAAGATCCTGTCCTGCAACTTAAGTGCAGAACCTATGAAATTCCCAGACATCCTGGTGTCACAGAACAG AATGAAGAACTAAGTATCTTGTACCCAGCAGCAATTGTGACAATTGATGGTTTCAGCCTCTTTCAGTCCCTTCGTGCGTGTCGCAATCAGGTAGCAAGAG CTGCAGCATCTGGCAATGAGAATGTTCAGCCTCCACCATTAGCTTATAAGAAATGGGGTTTGCAAGATGTGGATACAATTGTTGACCATGCTAGTATTG GCATCATGACACTGTCTCCTTTTGATCAAATGAAGACCGCCTCCAATATAGGTGGATATAATGCAGCTATAAAAAACAGCCCACCTGCTATGTGTCAGTATGTTACTGTTGGATCCAATCCTTTCACTGGTTTCTTTTTTGCCCTGGAG GGTAGCTCACAGCCACTGTTGTCTCATGTTGCCTTAGCAGTTGCAAGTAAACTGACTTCAGCGTTATTTAATGCTGCCAG TGGCTGGCTTGGTTGGAAGAGTAAACATGAAGAAGAACCTGCCCAAAAACAGAAACCCAAAGTTGAACCTGCAACCCCATTGGCAGTGAG atttggacTTCCAGATTCCCGTCGCCATGGTGAAAGAatatgcctttctccatgtaaCACTTTGGCAGCAGTAACAGATGATTTTGGAAGGGTTATTTTACTGGATGTTACAAGAGGACTTGCAGTTCGCATGTGGAAAG GATACCGTGATGCAGAAGTTGGTTGGATACAGACTGTAGAGGACCTTAATGAGCGGGAAACTGAGAAGatggatttttctccttttggaaATGCACAAGGTCCAAGCAGAGTGGCTCAGTTCCTTGTGATCTATGCTCCAAGGAGAGGCATTCTGGAAGTATGGAGCACACAACAAGGGCCTCGGGTTGGAGCCTTCAATGTGGGGAAATATTGTAG GTTGTTGTATCCTGGTTATAAAATAATGGGTCTAAACAATGTGACCAGTCAGGGATGGCAGCCTCAGACTCATCAGATATGCCTTGTTGATCCAGTCTCTGGAAGCATAAAAACTGTCCATGTACCTTTCCATTTAGCACTGAG TGATAAAAAGAGTGAGCGAGCAAAGGATATGCATCTAGTGAAGAAGTTAAATGCTTTACTCAAAGCTAAAACCTCAGACCTGG ATTTGATTGAAGCTGAAGCAAAGGAATTAATACTTGATATCAAATACCCTGCTACAAAGAAACAG GCTCTGGAAAGTATATTGACAAGTGAACGTGTGCCACTTTCATCTCTCACAAACACCACTCAGACATTAatggataatttaaaaaaacagg agCTTGAGTGTGTGGATGAAGGGCTACTGCAGTTCTGCGCGAACAAGTTAAAGCTGTTACATCTTTATGAACTCGTTAGCAAACTAAATTCCCAAAGCATACAGAAAGACACTCCACCATCAGATAAT GACTTGGCTAAGCTGCTTCGgctggaagaaaaagattttcatAGGCTCCAAACTTTGCTGGAGAactacaagaaagaaaacacccGAACTACTGTTCAGTTTGCTGATGAGAAGGATGACGTATTGTCTGTGAAAGTGTTCTTAGATTATTTGGAATATGAAAAGGATGTgattaatgtgaaaaatatggAAGACAGAGAATATGTGGCTTTAG GCAGCTTTTTATTCTGGAAGTGTTTGTGTGGGGAGAGTTCCACAGAGGAAATGTGCCAAGCATTGGAATCGGCAGGTTTTAGCCCTCAAATCCTATTG TCACTCCTTCTCAATTTATGGCTTTCCAAGGAAAAAGATATTCTAGACAAACCAGGTTCTGTCAGTTGCCTTCACACTCTGCTGTCACTTCTGAGCAAAATGAAAG TTGCTATAGATGAGTCATGGGACACTCAGTCGGTTTCCCCTTGGTGGCAGCAGATGCGTACAGCTTGTGTTCAGTCTGAAAACAATGCAGCTGCTTTGTTATCTGCTCACGTTGGACATTCTGTAACTGCACAGATAATTGACAGTGTGACAGAGAAAAAG TTTTCCCAAATAATTGTAGGTTCAGACACAGAATCCTGGGAAGCACTTTCCCTTGATACTGAGTATTGGAAACTTTTGCTGAAACAGCTAGAGGATTGCTTGATACTTCAAACACTACTGCATAGCAAAGTGACCAAAAGGACAAAAAGAGTTTCATCACTCCAGACTGAGCCTTTGGGCAGgctttctgtaaagaaattgCTCGAAGCTGGAAAAG GTGGTATTGCTGATACCGTAGCAAAGTGGGTTTTTAAGCAAGGCTTCAGTCCTCTTGTACTGAATTTGGCCCAACACAGAAACAATACAGATAGTACTGAAGAATCTGATGAAATGCATACTAATATCTTCCTTGAGGAACCAGAAGCAGATGCAGGCTTGGAAACAATCCTAG agCTGCTGCAACTAGCATATCAGCAATTTCCATGTAGTCTTGAAGTGGATGTACTCCATGCACATTGCTGTTGGGAATATGTAGTGCAGTGGAATAAGGACCCAGAG GAAGCATGTTTTCTCATTAGGTCTATAGATCATCTAAGATGCATCATTAATGCTCACGTTCAGCATG GTATCGCTCTGATGATGTGGAATACATTCATAGTAAAAAGGCTTTCTTCTGCTACGTATCTAATGGACAAG gttGGAAAAGCTCCAAAGGACAGATTATGCAGGAGG GACGTAGGTATGGGTGACACAGCAATGACAGCTTTTCTTGGCTGCTGTTCAGATCTTCTGCAAACATTGCTAGag GCTGACGTTAATAGTGACGAAATGCAGGCTCCTGTCTTAGATACTGAAGATGCTTGGGTGTCGGTAGAAGGACCAGTATCAATAGTAGAACTAGCCCTTGAGCAGAAACGCATTCACTACCCGCTTGTTGAACACCAGTTTGTGTTATGTACTATCTTGTACGCCATCATGAGATTTTCTCTGAAGAGTGTGAAGCCTCTCTCGCTGTTTGATAGCAAG ggcaaaaatgcatttttcaaagaCCTTACTTCAATTCAGCTGCTACCTAGTGGAGATATGGATCCAAACGTGTTATCCATACGACAACAG TTCTTGGTCAAAGTTGTGAGTGCAGCAGTTCAGACACTGTATACATCACAAAAGGCCGAAGAAACCTCAGAAGAGGaattgtttccttttgaaaaggGGAAGAATTGGCCAACCTTGGCTGCGGACCTGGCTCAGTACCTTCAAATCTCTGAGGATGTGGTCAAAAGGCATTATGTCTGTGAACTGTATAGTTACGGGATGGACCATCTTGGTGAAGAG gccTTTCTTCAGGTGAGTGACAAAGAAGTGCTTGCGTCGCAGCTGCTGATACTGGCTGGACAGAGACTGGCCTTCGCTTTACTTCATACACAGACAAAGGAGGGTATGGAACTCCTTGCTAGGCTTCCTCCAACGCTATGTACTTGGCTCAAAGCTATG GACCCCCAGGAACTTCAGAATGTAGAAGTGCCAATTGCAACAACAGCCAAACTGGTTAACAAAGTCATTGAGCACTTACCGGAGAATCATGGGCAGtacagcctggccttgaaccTGATAGAGGCCGTGGAAGCCATCTCATCGTGA
- the RAB3GAP2 gene encoding rab3 GTPase-activating protein non-catalytic subunit isoform X3 — protein sequence MSCALVHFGHFQDLEAARDFLCPQRRQGGVAAGKESAGKSTSWEDGGWGGWDEAELQEPEEEESVSKNQRNYWLQDCVLSLSPTNDLMVIANEQKAVFLVPKWKHSDKGKEEMQYAVGWSGSLNVEEGECVSSVLCIPLASQKRSSTGRPDWTCIVVGFTSGYVRFYTESGVLLLAQLLNEDPVLQLKCRTYEIPRHPGVTEQNEELSILYPAAIVTIDGFSLFQSLRACRNQVARASGNENVQPPPLAYKKWGLQDVDTIVDHASIGIMTLSPFDQMKTASNIGGYNAAIKNSPPAMCQYVTVGSNPFTGFFFALEGSSQPLLSHVALAVASKLTSALFNAASGWLGWKSKHEEEPAQKQKPKVEPATPLAVRFGLPDSRRHGERICLSPCNTLAAVTDDFGRVILLDVTRGLAVRMWKGYRDAEVGWIQTVEDLNERETEKMDFSPFGNAQGPSRVAQFLVIYAPRRGILEVWSTQQGPRVGAFNVGKYCRLLYPGYKIMGLNNVTSQGWQPQTHQICLVDPVSGSIKTVHVPFHLALSDKKSERAKDMHLVKKLNALLKAKTSDLDLIEAEAKELILDIKYPATKKQALESILTSERVPLSSLTNTTQTLMDNLKKQELECVDEGLLQFCANKLKLLHLYELVSKLNSQSIQKDTPPSDNDLAKLLRLEEKDFHRLQTLLENYKKENTRTTVQFADEKDDVLSVKVFLDYLEYEKDVINVKNMEDREYVALGSFLFWKCLCGESSTEEMCQALESAGFSPQILLSLLLNLWLSKEKDILDKPGSVSCLHTLLSLLSKMKVAIDESWDTQSVSPWWQQMRTACVQSENNAAALLSAHVGHSVTAQIIDSVTEKKFSQIIVGSDTESWEALSLDTEYWKLLLKQLEDCLILQTLLHSKVTKRTKRVSSLQTEPLGRLSVKKLLEAGKGGIADTVAKWVFKQGFSPLVLNLAQHRNNTDSTEESDEMHTNIFLEEPEADAGLETILELLQLAYQQFPCSLEVDVLHAHCCWEYVVQWNKDPEEACFLIRSIDHLRCIINAHVQHGIALMMWNTFIVKRLSSATYLMDKVGKAPKDRLCRRDVGMGDTAMTAFLGCCSDLLQTLLEADVNSDEMQAPVLDTEDAWVSVEGPVSIVELALEQKRIHYPLVEHQFVLCTILYAIMRFSLKSVKPLSLFDSKGKNAFFKDLTSIQLLPSGDMDPNVLSIRQQFLVKVVSAAVQTLYTSQKAEETSEEELFPFEKGKNWPTLAADLAQYLQISEDVVKRHYVCELYSYGMDHLGEEAFLQVSDKEVLASQLLILAGQRLAFALLHTQTKEGMELLARLPPTLCTWLKAMDPQELQNVEVPIATTAKLVNKVIEHLPENHGQYSLALNLIEAVEAISS from the exons cagGCAAATCAACGAGCTGGGAAGATGGtggctggggaggctgggatGAAGCAGAATTACAAGAACCT GAAGAAGAGGAATCTGTTTCCAAGAACCAGAGAAATTACTGGCTTCAGGACTGTGTGTTGTCCTTGTCACCAACAAATGACCTGATGGTGATAGCTAATGAACAGAAAGCAGTCTTTTTAGTGC CTAAATGGAAGCACAGTGacaagggaaaagaggaaatgcagTATGCTGTTGGTTGGAGTGGCTCTCTGAATGTTGAAGAAGG TGAATGTGTGAGTAGTGTTTTGTGTATCCCATTGGCAAGTCAGAAGAG GAGTTCCACAGGCCGTCCTGACTGGACCTGCATTGTCGTTGGCTTCACCTCTGGCTATGTTCGTTTTTACACTGAG AGTGGAGTACTGCTGCTTGCACAGCTTTTGAATGAAGATCCTGTCCTGCAACTTAAGTGCAGAACCTATGAAATTCCCAGACATCCTGGTGTCACAGAACAG AATGAAGAACTAAGTATCTTGTACCCAGCAGCAATTGTGACAATTGATGGTTTCAGCCTCTTTCAGTCCCTTCGTGCGTGTCGCAATCAGGTAGCAAGAG CATCTGGCAATGAGAATGTTCAGCCTCCACCATTAGCTTATAAGAAATGGGGTTTGCAAGATGTGGATACAATTGTTGACCATGCTAGTATTG GCATCATGACACTGTCTCCTTTTGATCAAATGAAGACCGCCTCCAATATAGGTGGATATAATGCAGCTATAAAAAACAGCCCACCTGCTATGTGTCAGTATGTTACTGTTGGATCCAATCCTTTCACTGGTTTCTTTTTTGCCCTGGAG GGTAGCTCACAGCCACTGTTGTCTCATGTTGCCTTAGCAGTTGCAAGTAAACTGACTTCAGCGTTATTTAATGCTGCCAG TGGCTGGCTTGGTTGGAAGAGTAAACATGAAGAAGAACCTGCCCAAAAACAGAAACCCAAAGTTGAACCTGCAACCCCATTGGCAGTGAG atttggacTTCCAGATTCCCGTCGCCATGGTGAAAGAatatgcctttctccatgtaaCACTTTGGCAGCAGTAACAGATGATTTTGGAAGGGTTATTTTACTGGATGTTACAAGAGGACTTGCAGTTCGCATGTGGAAAG GATACCGTGATGCAGAAGTTGGTTGGATACAGACTGTAGAGGACCTTAATGAGCGGGAAACTGAGAAGatggatttttctccttttggaaATGCACAAGGTCCAAGCAGAGTGGCTCAGTTCCTTGTGATCTATGCTCCAAGGAGAGGCATTCTGGAAGTATGGAGCACACAACAAGGGCCTCGGGTTGGAGCCTTCAATGTGGGGAAATATTGTAG GTTGTTGTATCCTGGTTATAAAATAATGGGTCTAAACAATGTGACCAGTCAGGGATGGCAGCCTCAGACTCATCAGATATGCCTTGTTGATCCAGTCTCTGGAAGCATAAAAACTGTCCATGTACCTTTCCATTTAGCACTGAG TGATAAAAAGAGTGAGCGAGCAAAGGATATGCATCTAGTGAAGAAGTTAAATGCTTTACTCAAAGCTAAAACCTCAGACCTGG ATTTGATTGAAGCTGAAGCAAAGGAATTAATACTTGATATCAAATACCCTGCTACAAAGAAACAG GCTCTGGAAAGTATATTGACAAGTGAACGTGTGCCACTTTCATCTCTCACAAACACCACTCAGACATTAatggataatttaaaaaaacagg agCTTGAGTGTGTGGATGAAGGGCTACTGCAGTTCTGCGCGAACAAGTTAAAGCTGTTACATCTTTATGAACTCGTTAGCAAACTAAATTCCCAAAGCATACAGAAAGACACTCCACCATCAGATAAT GACTTGGCTAAGCTGCTTCGgctggaagaaaaagattttcatAGGCTCCAAACTTTGCTGGAGAactacaagaaagaaaacacccGAACTACTGTTCAGTTTGCTGATGAGAAGGATGACGTATTGTCTGTGAAAGTGTTCTTAGATTATTTGGAATATGAAAAGGATGTgattaatgtgaaaaatatggAAGACAGAGAATATGTGGCTTTAG GCAGCTTTTTATTCTGGAAGTGTTTGTGTGGGGAGAGTTCCACAGAGGAAATGTGCCAAGCATTGGAATCGGCAGGTTTTAGCCCTCAAATCCTATTG TCACTCCTTCTCAATTTATGGCTTTCCAAGGAAAAAGATATTCTAGACAAACCAGGTTCTGTCAGTTGCCTTCACACTCTGCTGTCACTTCTGAGCAAAATGAAAG TTGCTATAGATGAGTCATGGGACACTCAGTCGGTTTCCCCTTGGTGGCAGCAGATGCGTACAGCTTGTGTTCAGTCTGAAAACAATGCAGCTGCTTTGTTATCTGCTCACGTTGGACATTCTGTAACTGCACAGATAATTGACAGTGTGACAGAGAAAAAG TTTTCCCAAATAATTGTAGGTTCAGACACAGAATCCTGGGAAGCACTTTCCCTTGATACTGAGTATTGGAAACTTTTGCTGAAACAGCTAGAGGATTGCTTGATACTTCAAACACTACTGCATAGCAAAGTGACCAAAAGGACAAAAAGAGTTTCATCACTCCAGACTGAGCCTTTGGGCAGgctttctgtaaagaaattgCTCGAAGCTGGAAAAG GTGGTATTGCTGATACCGTAGCAAAGTGGGTTTTTAAGCAAGGCTTCAGTCCTCTTGTACTGAATTTGGCCCAACACAGAAACAATACAGATAGTACTGAAGAATCTGATGAAATGCATACTAATATCTTCCTTGAGGAACCAGAAGCAGATGCAGGCTTGGAAACAATCCTAG agCTGCTGCAACTAGCATATCAGCAATTTCCATGTAGTCTTGAAGTGGATGTACTCCATGCACATTGCTGTTGGGAATATGTAGTGCAGTGGAATAAGGACCCAGAG GAAGCATGTTTTCTCATTAGGTCTATAGATCATCTAAGATGCATCATTAATGCTCACGTTCAGCATG GTATCGCTCTGATGATGTGGAATACATTCATAGTAAAAAGGCTTTCTTCTGCTACGTATCTAATGGACAAG gttGGAAAAGCTCCAAAGGACAGATTATGCAGGAGG GACGTAGGTATGGGTGACACAGCAATGACAGCTTTTCTTGGCTGCTGTTCAGATCTTCTGCAAACATTGCTAGag GCTGACGTTAATAGTGACGAAATGCAGGCTCCTGTCTTAGATACTGAAGATGCTTGGGTGTCGGTAGAAGGACCAGTATCAATAGTAGAACTAGCCCTTGAGCAGAAACGCATTCACTACCCGCTTGTTGAACACCAGTTTGTGTTATGTACTATCTTGTACGCCATCATGAGATTTTCTCTGAAGAGTGTGAAGCCTCTCTCGCTGTTTGATAGCAAG ggcaaaaatgcatttttcaaagaCCTTACTTCAATTCAGCTGCTACCTAGTGGAGATATGGATCCAAACGTGTTATCCATACGACAACAG TTCTTGGTCAAAGTTGTGAGTGCAGCAGTTCAGACACTGTATACATCACAAAAGGCCGAAGAAACCTCAGAAGAGGaattgtttccttttgaaaaggGGAAGAATTGGCCAACCTTGGCTGCGGACCTGGCTCAGTACCTTCAAATCTCTGAGGATGTGGTCAAAAGGCATTATGTCTGTGAACTGTATAGTTACGGGATGGACCATCTTGGTGAAGAG gccTTTCTTCAGGTGAGTGACAAAGAAGTGCTTGCGTCGCAGCTGCTGATACTGGCTGGACAGAGACTGGCCTTCGCTTTACTTCATACACAGACAAAGGAGGGTATGGAACTCCTTGCTAGGCTTCCTCCAACGCTATGTACTTGGCTCAAAGCTATG GACCCCCAGGAACTTCAGAATGTAGAAGTGCCAATTGCAACAACAGCCAAACTGGTTAACAAAGTCATTGAGCACTTACCGGAGAATCATGGGCAGtacagcctggccttgaaccTGATAGAGGCCGTGGAAGCCATCTCATCGTGA